One part of the Ignisphaera cupida genome encodes these proteins:
- a CDS encoding SecE/sec61-gamma family protein translocase subunit, producing MSKTLREAFKDMGKVLELAEKPDANEFKQILKLTLLGFTLTGLISFGIATGLYYLMTALGIASIS from the coding sequence GTGTCAAAAACATTAAGAGAAGCATTTAAAGACATGGGCAAAGTGCTTGAACTGGCAGAGAAACCTGATGCAAATGAATTTAAGCAGATTTTAAAGTTGACACTACTTGGATTTACACTTACAGGCTTAATATCATTTGGTATAGCAACTGGGCTTTATTATCTAATGACTGCACTTGGCATAGCTTCAATTTCTTAA
- a CDS encoding transcription elongation factor Spt5 yields MLEKERQDKDIQKQESDVSITRQSTFFAVRTTAGQELNVLLMLEVRAKTLDLPIYSIVSLPNLKGYVVMETPGLHVVYEAIRGLKHVKGRASGTLKWEDLESLLKPKPLIDMLKEGEEVEIIAGPFRGMKARVVSVDKVKNEVSLNVLEASYPLTITVPVDYIRLAKRE; encoded by the coding sequence ATGTTAGAAAAAGAAAGACAAGACAAAGATATTCAAAAACAAGAAAGTGATGTAAGTATCACAAGACAAAGTACCTTCTTTGCTGTTAGAACTACAGCTGGTCAAGAACTTAACGTATTGCTAATGCTTGAAGTAAGAGCTAAAACATTAGATTTGCCTATATACTCAATTGTTTCCTTGCCAAATCTAAAAGGTTATGTGGTTATGGAGACTCCAGGTCTTCATGTTGTTTATGAAGCTATAAGAGGATTGAAACATGTAAAAGGAAGAGCTTCAGGTACTCTTAAATGGGAGGATTTGGAATCATTGCTAAAACCAAAGCCTCTTATCGATATGCTGAAGGAAGGTGAAGAGGTAGAAATTATAGCAGGTCCATTTAGAGGAATGAAAGCAAGAGTTGTTAGTGTTGATAAAGTTAAAAACGAGGTTTCATTAAATGTTTTAGAAGCTAGCTACCCCTTAACAATAACTGTTCCTGTAGACTATATTAGGCTAGCCAAAAGAGAGTGA